DNA from Fundulus heteroclitus isolate FHET01 chromosome 17, MU-UCD_Fhet_4.1, whole genome shotgun sequence:
gGACCCTGAGGCAATAACTGGAGTAGCGGCATCATTTctgaaagttgtaaaaaaacaaaaacaaaagaaaagtggGCCAGTGCACATATATTTCAAAACCTTTCATCCGCTTCTGATGTGGTTACAACCTCCTTTTAATAAAAGTTGAATAAATTCTCCAATATGGAAATTTCAGTGCCTTTCTCCTTAATTTTCTACACTTTCACTGAGGATCATCAAGAAGATTTCTCTTTTCTCCACGGAGGCTTGCTACCTCAAAGAATACATTCTgagatgtcagtttttccagTATTGCCACAAAAAAtgtctttgatttaaaaaaaagaaaaaaaaaaaggtcaatacaTCTGTAGCACAGGCTTCTTAGTTCAGCACTCTGGCTGCAGCAGGTTTTCAGGGTTTTTCCCGTCCAGAGCAATTTATAACAAGTGAACCGTTATTGTCCTCAGTTTGAAACAATCCCAGCTGGCTTTTTAAACTCCAAGCAGCTGTTCTCCAATAGAATATCAAATCTTTACGTCATCGTTGCATCATTTCAAAGCTGTATGGTTCACTAGCTGTGTCGTCTCGTTTACCAACTATCGTAGCTTACAGCCCAAAACTTTACTGTAGACATCATCGTCCAGGAGGAGCTTTCCTGTCTATGTTTGCCAGACTGAGGGCTAGTCTCTTGGTGAAGAGCATGTGGGATTTTCCACAGTAGGTGTGAGTGGTCTTCAGTAGTTCCTCCTTTAATGGATCCAACAGAGAAGTGACCGGGTCTGAGCCAAAACGATACTGGAAAGACAAAAGAACGCATTTGTTAGGTGTGCTGTAAGGTTTAAGGCGAACACGTGTCCTTCGGGGGCCATAAATGGGGGCCGGTAAGCCCGGCTAAACATAAACTGCTCTACGCGGTCCGTCTCAGTGTGATTCTATAGGCTTAGCGTCCAGTAATAACCAGAGATGCCAGTGGAGGTTTCACACTTTCCCAATAATGAAGGGGCCTTTACAATGCTCCGAGGAAATCAAAGGggaattaacatttttttatgccAGCTCATTTGCTTGCAGTTGGGTCCTTGATATGGGGGTCGCGAAGAGAtgaggcgttttttttttttttttttacgagccCGAACCCAGACAGGCCCGTCGCTCATAAAGTTGCATTTACAGTTgctgttattgatttttgtgTGGCTGGCCGTGCCGGGAATCGCGCTCCAAATGCAACGGCGGTTGTAAAAATTTAACAGCTGCTTCTCGGACTCAGCTTTTTGCAAAacaggagaggggaggggagggctTTGGCTGCAGACTCGGACAAGAAAACGTGCATCTGTACGTCTTACAGCGTCTTTAAATTAACTTTGGCTTAATTGTTATTACTTTTTCAGTTATTATTACTGATATTCTTGCGCTTATGTCAAGACTCCGTCGACTGTTGGCTAGCGGGGCCTACAACACCCTCAAGACAATCCAGACTCTCTTCATGTGTCACTCCAGGATGGTGGAGTCACCTAGTAAGCACTAAAAGAACAGTATCACCTAGAAGACCCAGCTCTTTAGAAACCATCTCCTATCCTAGCACATACCCTTAGGTCTTCCTTAGTAACTGTTAGCTGCCTTGTTATATACTCATTACTAAGTCGTATAAAAGCTTCTGCTAAATGCACGATTATGGTTACACGGTTACAAGTGGAAACCGGGACCAAAGTTAATAACCTgcagtggatggatgaatggatgggttaTTGGACGAAAGTGTGGAGTGACGGGAAAACACGGATGCGGGGAGGGAAGTATAGATTGATGGAGGGTGtggaaaatgaacaaatatttCCGCGCTTTTATCCCCTACCCCATTGTCTGAAAGCTGCCAGTAGGAACTCTGTCGTTTGTTCTTCAACTACTTTCAGAGTAATCCTGAGGGCAACAATAACGTGTCTAGCTTCCGCTGAACAAACTGAAATGGATCAGAGGGTCTGTCCGGACATTTTAACCACACAGAAGATCAACCAATTAGCTCATACACTCCTGGCGAATCAGAATTGATCACAAATCTATAAAAAGGAGTGCTTGGGGTGGGGGAAAAATGTGCACGTTACCAGCCCTTAGTACACGTGTCTAGTGGCGCATTAATCCCGTCTTACAAAGATACAGCCTTAACTCTAGGCTATGGATAAGGTATGGATAAACCATCAGTCTGATCTATGGTCAATGGGAAAGCAATGAGACTTGCAGTGTTGATGGCTTCATTAAGTAAATGCCACTTGTGTCGTCAATATCATTAAACAGCGAGTAAGCAACCCATAAAGATCCTCATGGGGGAAATTAGCTTTCAATCCGAGCATCTGCCCGAAGATGGAGATTTGTGTTTTCCCGCACGAGGCAATTCCCATCGCCAAAGCCCCTTTGGTCTTTTGGGGTCAGCAGCAATCCAAAATCTCATCCCGGAGAGTGAAGCGGCAGGCGGCGGAGGACGGCAGCTGGGTCACCGGGGTTTGAAACAGCCCTTTCATCAGACGTCCAGCTAGATTAAACCAACAAGACTTAGAGCGGCCTTGTCAAATCCGCTCTTTAAACTTTGATGTACCCAGGAGACTTTTTACAAGAGGGCCACTCGCGCCTTTTTCATTCTCTGAAGGGAGGAAGGCGGACCTGGAAGGGAATGACACTGCTGTGGCTGTTTCCAATCTCAAAAATGGGTGATATCTATTTGACATCTAGCGACACTGAGctgatttttttctattatcttCTGACAGTATGAGGCGATGTCTTAAATCCCCTTTCAGTGTGGATAATAAGTTTGCTTTCTTATCTGTATTTATTCTTGAGCATTTTTTAAACAGGTTTCAAATCACCTAGAAATGCACGGACCTAAGGTACAAGAACTCAGAATATGAGAACTGGAGTTATCTTAAACAGAGACTAAATTGCTGGGCTGgccaaaataacataaaaaaacatggactAATTAGGCAACAACATGGTTAATTATATTAGCAACTTGCTAAACACATGCTAATAGCACATATTTATGCTACTGTCAAAAGCCAAGGAGGCGCTACTGTGGTGTGGGCCTGTTTTACTTCTAAGCGGGCTAGGAACCTCATTAGACTGCACTTTTGGTGGACTCCATCAGATAACTGAAAATATGTCATAACTGGGTCTTTGAGCTAAACAATCAAAAgcaaaagatgcaaaaaaaaaaaaaagaaattattcaaaatcAACCCAGTTTGACAGCCGTCTCAGTCCTTAGAGGTAAATCCTACAGAAAAACCTGCTGACAGAGTCCGGCAAGCTCTTTCTCAAAAAATACAAACCTTTTTTATTGCATCATAAACGGCTCTGAAAGCTGGTTGTTTGTAGTCGTGGTAAACCCCTCGGTTTCCATGCAAGATGTAGATGCCATCCTCCTCAGCCGGGGCGCAGTTGCTGCCATAGATGCAGTGATCTGGCCGATAGTTCCACTTGCATGGAAACTCCAGCAGAAACTCTTAAAGGGGgcgggaaaaaacaaaaacaaacagagaactGTTACTAGTTAAATCTCCAGAATCAACAAAGTACGCATTCGGTTTTACCGCTTTACATTTAAATCCAGCAGTAAGAACAGAACCTGCATCTTAAAAAGGGGTGGAGCCTTACCAGGATTATGGTGAAAAATAATATTGAGAAGGTCCTGGTCTCCCCAGGTTATATTGAGTTTGTATTTTTGCAGCAGAGGCATCAGCAGCTCTTCCCAGCGCAGTCCCACCGGGGTCATGTCATTCTATCAACACAGACgagcgttttttttatttatttttttacacatccgTGCACATCAGATACAGCAGAACGCCGCCCTCTTGTGGCCAGCGGTAGGAATCTCACCTTGAAAAAGGCGCTCCTCATCCTGGTCATGTTCATAAGCATGACCCCGGAGTTGATGCCCGTCCTGCCGTAGAAAGGGTGTCGGGCAAAGCGGCTGTACCAGGCGATGCGGGGCTCCTCGTGCTCTGGGGACATGGCTGCCAGCTGGGAGGGGTTAAACCGGGACAGGAAGTCCCAGAAGCCGTCCACGGGCTGCAGGAAGAGGATGTCGGAGTCGACGTACACGATCGAGTCGATGTCCTTTAAGATCAGCTGCAAAATCACAAAGTGGGCTTTAACAGGTGGGCGATTCCGATTCTGCGAGTATATTTTCTTCTCTAAGCAACTCACGGGCAGGAAGAGCCTCTGAGAAGCGCAGGGTTTGAAGAGCTTCTTCCACTCGCCTGCGTTCTCCCTGGGGAAGCTGATGGAGTACACGGTGTAGTTGAACCTCGAGCGGAAAGAACCCGGCCAGGACTCCAGCTGCAGGGAAGGAGGGAAACACGGCGGCGCCGGTGAGCAGCCCgggagaggaagaagaagaagaagaagaaggagaaggcGCACGACGGCAAACGCAGAGCGTAACTCACGGCTTCCACGAAGCTGGCGTGGAGCTGGTCTTCGGCAAAGACGTGCAGGTGGAGGCGCTTGATGCTGAACAGCACGGCCGACTTGATCATGGTGAGGGTCTCCTCCAGCCTCTCGCCGCAGGCCACCACGGCCAGGTGCATGGTGGGCTCGGGTCGGCTCCCGACAGCTTCCATCTGGCCGCTCTGACGCATGATGTACCTGGAGGAAAAGGATCCAGCGCCACATGAGCAATCCAGACACACGACTTTGCAGAAATAAGTGTCTTAAAGTCAGATTGCACAACATATCGGCATTGGTATTGGCCGACTtcagtgatttctttttttttaacatataggCTTTGGCCTGCTAAGTAAAAGTCGGCCTTTATCACCATCCGGTATTTGTTTCGATTTTGTTCCCAAATGTTTATCTTTATCGGGAggggaggcagatgaccatttgGTATTGGTTTGGGCATGTGACAGTGATGGCGATTAACTGAAGCAGAGAGGCCATTTTTTAACAGAGTTGAAAAAGtaggaaaatatatataatattagtCAATATCGGACATAGATATTGGCCCAAATTTGttttgttagtttccgcttgctggcttcTTGCAGGCGCACTTCTACCGTTTAAGTATCCGGCTAGCTTCTGCGTTAGCCGCTCATTGTCGCTCCGCCGCTCTCACTGTATGCTGTATAAGTGTACGTATTTATGCGAGGAACCGGAAgtcctcagtagaaagaaaaagaccagagtggatttgggggattttttttttcacgcaatccccctgaggaacggaagagcaaggtaagacggtcttacGCGTgctcagttattaaaaaaaaaagggacttaGTTAAAGTCGGCGATTTTTCTGGAAGGGCCAccaacagcaaacaaaaaacaaaaaacattaatatggCAATAATTAAACATCAAAACAAACAGCTTTCTTGGTGGAACGAGAAACAAATGGCCGTGATGAAAATCACtgtgcataaaaaaattaataaataaaaagaaaatcagcttAGGTTGCACCTTGAAGACCGAAGAACACACAAGACAGGTCCAAGATAGAGTTGTCTATAGCGGGGATAGTATATAATACGATTTCCtgagctttgaacatctaacATTGCGTctaactctggaagagctgcaaaTATCTGCTGACTATTATTAGTCATGAAGGAATGTTGTCTGCAAATTGCCACAAGCCAGTCAGCGGACATACCAGACCGGTTGGTAGAAGGTGGTCTGAACCAATGAGAGTAAAACGGGCTCTTCTAGCCCACATTTAAAACACTATGTGTGTCCACAATGAaccatggtagtggcagcatcatgctgtgggaaagaTTTCAGAGGGGAGCAAATAGAGACATATCTCAAAAGACCTGAGGCTGAACGCAAAACATATACCGCACTTTTCTGGTTACTCTTTTATGTGATTTCACTTGAAAAACGTCCTTAGCTTTCCTGCCATCTCCCTATTAAGGTTTGTGTTATATTGGTCTGTCAATTAAAAGCAATAAAGTACATAACTAATGGCCAGTTTCCGAAATAACATTGTGTGTCTTGACTTCAGGAACAGTAACAGCGACCTCTAGAGGCCTCTTTAACTACAACTGATCACAAGTGTCTCCTTACA
Protein-coding regions in this window:
- the gxylt1b gene encoding glucoside xylosyltransferase 1, translating into MRRYMRALLLCTVFAVFSGLYVYSKVFRADVSVGGNGARRAFIPQRGTGTRRGSADRAGPPKPHWYHRYIMRQSGQMEAVGSRPEPTMHLAVVACGERLEETLTMIKSAVLFSIKRLHLHVFAEDQLHASFVEALESWPGSFRSRFNYTVYSISFPRENAGEWKKLFKPCASQRLFLPLILKDIDSIVYVDSDILFLQPVDGFWDFLSRFNPSQLAAMSPEHEEPRIAWYSRFARHPFYGRTGINSGVMLMNMTRMRSAFFKNDMTPVGLRWEELLMPLLQKYKLNITWGDQDLLNIIFHHNPEFLLEFPCKWNYRPDHCIYGSNCAPAEEDGIYILHGNRGVYHDYKQPAFRAVYDAIKKYRFGSDPVTSLLDPLKEELLKTTHTYCGKSHMLFTKRLALSLANIDRKAPPGR